In the Sediminibacter sp. Hel_I_10 genome, one interval contains:
- a CDS encoding glycoside hydrolase family 97 protein → MSYLSRFSLKSVAQGAFTLLLIVSFNHGFYAQTITSPNNNLSLSFEVNSNGVPFYHFEYKGKPVIKPSTLGIEVKDQPSFMEGFEIESSEETSVDTNWEPVMGEEKTIRNNYTELLVTLKQPQHNNRKLKIRFRLFNDGLGFRYEFPKQTNLNYFVIKEEHTEFQLSGNHKIFWIPGDYDTNEYAYTTSKIAEIPKLMEKATVFISAQHPIKELAVQTPSMMKTDDGLYINIHEAALVNYPAMSLSVDAENYKMSSHLTPDAVGNKGYMQTNAQSPWRTIVVSDKATDVLASKLILNLNEPTSYKDVSWIKPMKYIGVWWEYFVAGKSTWAYGTETNVKLDQDFSKLTPNGKHGATNERVKSYVDFASKHGFDAVLVEGWNIGWEDWIGNWKENVFDFVTPYPDFDVEAMRDYAVSKGVRIMMHHETSASATNYERRLDRAFQFMEDNNYNAVKTGYVGQIIPRGEHHDGQWMVNHYIHVAKRAADYQILINSHEAVRPTGLHRTYPNWIAQESARGTEFEAMGGLAPEHTTILPFTRLMGGPMDYTPGIFQTDLTYYNTGGNQRVNTTLTKQLAYYVTMYSPLQMAADIPDNYERFPDAFQFIKDVALDWDASYFQEAEPGDYITIARKAKGKNEWYVGGITDENSRTAALDFSYLPKGKKYIATIYADAKDASWNKNPQAYTIKKGIVTNKSKWSQFIAPGGGFAISIKEADALELKSLKKL, encoded by the coding sequence ATGTCTTACCTATCAAGATTTTCATTAAAATCCGTGGCACAAGGTGCTTTCACTTTACTGTTAATTGTGAGTTTTAACCATGGATTCTATGCGCAAACCATCACCTCCCCCAATAACAATCTATCCCTCTCCTTTGAAGTAAACTCTAATGGCGTACCATTTTATCACTTTGAATACAAAGGCAAGCCTGTTATCAAACCTAGTACTTTAGGAATTGAAGTCAAAGACCAACCGTCATTTATGGAAGGTTTTGAAATTGAGAGCTCCGAAGAAACTTCAGTTGATACCAATTGGGAACCTGTTATGGGCGAAGAAAAAACCATTAGAAACAATTACACAGAACTGTTGGTAACCCTAAAACAGCCGCAACACAATAACAGAAAGTTGAAAATTAGATTTCGGTTGTTCAACGATGGACTTGGATTTCGCTATGAATTTCCAAAACAAACCAACCTAAATTATTTCGTCATAAAAGAAGAACACACAGAGTTTCAATTATCGGGTAACCATAAAATATTCTGGATTCCTGGAGATTATGATACCAATGAATATGCCTATACCACTTCGAAAATAGCTGAAATCCCAAAATTGATGGAAAAAGCAACGGTCTTTATCAGCGCTCAACACCCCATCAAAGAGTTGGCCGTTCAAACACCTTCTATGATGAAAACAGATGATGGATTATACATTAATATCCATGAAGCTGCATTGGTGAATTATCCTGCAATGTCCTTAAGTGTGGATGCAGAAAATTATAAAATGAGTTCCCATCTAACTCCAGATGCCGTGGGCAATAAAGGCTATATGCAAACAAATGCCCAATCACCATGGCGAACAATTGTAGTTAGTGATAAAGCAACTGATGTTTTGGCTTCAAAACTGATATTGAACCTTAACGAACCTACCTCTTACAAAGATGTCTCATGGATTAAACCCATGAAATACATAGGTGTTTGGTGGGAATATTTTGTGGCAGGGAAAAGCACTTGGGCATACGGCACAGAAACCAATGTAAAATTAGATCAGGATTTCAGCAAGCTTACACCTAATGGAAAACATGGCGCCACTAACGAGCGTGTTAAATCTTATGTTGATTTTGCATCTAAACATGGTTTTGATGCCGTTTTGGTAGAAGGATGGAACATTGGCTGGGAAGATTGGATTGGCAATTGGAAAGAAAATGTATTTGATTTTGTAACTCCATATCCTGACTTTGACGTGGAAGCCATGCGAGATTATGCAGTATCAAAAGGAGTGAGAATCATGATGCATCATGAAACGTCTGCCTCTGCAACAAATTATGAACGCCGCTTGGATAGAGCATTTCAGTTTATGGAAGACAACAATTACAATGCTGTAAAAACAGGTTATGTAGGGCAAATCATCCCAAGAGGAGAACATCATGATGGGCAATGGATGGTTAACCATTACATTCATGTGGCAAAACGCGCTGCAGATTACCAAATCTTGATCAACAGCCACGAAGCCGTAAGACCAACCGGACTGCACAGAACCTATCCAAACTGGATTGCACAAGAATCAGCAAGAGGAACAGAATTTGAAGCTATGGGAGGTCTAGCTCCAGAACATACCACAATTTTGCCTTTTACAAGGCTTATGGGAGGACCAATGGATTATACTCCAGGAATTTTCCAAACAGATTTGACGTATTATAACACTGGTGGTAATCAGCGCGTCAACACAACGCTAACCAAGCAATTGGCGTATTATGTCACCATGTACAGCCCTTTGCAAATGGCAGCAGATATTCCTGATAACTATGAGCGTTTTCCTGACGCGTTTCAGTTTATAAAAGATGTAGCGCTAGATTGGGATGCGTCTTATTTTCAAGAAGCTGAACCTGGAGATTACATCACTATTGCCAGAAAGGCAAAAGGCAAAAATGAATGGTATGTCGGTGGGATTACAGATGAAAACTCAAGAACAGCAGCCCTTGATTTTTCATATTTACCAAAAGGAAAAAAATACATCGCCACTATTTATGCTGATGCCAAAGATGCCAGTTGGAATAAAAATCCACAAGCTTACACCATCAAAAAAGGCATAGTTACCAATAAAAGCAAATGGAGCCAATTCATTGCACCGGGTGGCGGATTTGCAATAAGCATCAAAGAAGCTGATGCATTAGAATTAAAATCTTTGAAAAAACTATAA
- a CDS encoding TonB-dependent receptor, producing MIGSPLFAVNSNDLSFETVTIQQITVTGKVIDEYGMPLPGANVIEKGTSNGVATDIDGNFSINVLDSSSILVISYVGYQPKEIISSNTLAPIQLEADASALDEIVVVGYGSTKRRDVTGAVASVSEKDMNQGAITSPLQLISGKAAGVNINQTGSEPGSSPSVRIRGISSLIGGNDPLVVVDGIQGNMDLLSQIPPSEIASIDILKDASATAIYGSRGAAGVIIVSTKKNKAGMTTLQYVGSSSIDYIPKKLDMLGADQWWAQAQLSGVPASANHGSNTDWYNLLTQTGSTQTHTLSFGGGADKFNYRASVSAILQEGVVINSKNQKYIGRIVATQKALDDNLTLTYNLNSGIVENTGTVQSIGRASFTSNLITNAYLMRPTDPVFDIDGSYFNDPNVFQYLNPYAVAQTVVNEGQQDNLFGSLKADLKIYEDLTLGWFGSWRKTNNTNGFFLPVESTSASAIDQNGFANINNSKQNEKLMNISLSYKKTFGEHNLNALALYEWQNQTYQGNYAQARGFINNIATYNALQLGDLSNVRPGDISSYKNDRTLISFLGRVNYSFMDRYLLTLSMRRDGSSVFGANHKWGNFPSASVAWQIDQEPFMENQTVFEQLKLRGGYGVTGNQQGLYPQNSLSLVGGSGVTYFGGQQITNFNVVQNANADLRWETKKQTNIGVDFSLLDSRLRGTIDVYTATTDNLLFDYTVPQPPYPYPSIKANVGSILNQGLEISLAYDLIDKEDMTLTLAGNVSFLKNEVKSLSGSINGVPLNTNYVPWGPSSYLIEGQPIGTFNILHHTGRDDSNAETVQDVNGDGIIDQGNRSPDRMLQGSALPTYTYAFNPTFRYKNFDVSMLWRGSGGNKIYNSLKSSLSYLENIGRSNVLESAVDLGIYTSQYGSDLWLEKGDFLRLENLTAGYTFDFKDVKYLDSVRLSITGNNLILITDYSGIDPELNFTGGNGFGGDNGIYPRTRSFVIGLDVKLN from the coding sequence ATGATTGGCTCACCTTTATTTGCTGTAAATTCTAATGATTTATCGTTTGAAACAGTAACAATACAACAAATTACTGTTACAGGAAAAGTAATAGATGAATACGGAATGCCACTACCCGGAGCCAATGTTATAGAAAAGGGCACTTCTAATGGTGTGGCCACAGATATTGATGGAAATTTCAGTATTAATGTGCTTGATAGCTCTTCCATTCTTGTCATCTCTTATGTTGGTTATCAACCAAAAGAAATTATTTCTTCCAATACACTTGCACCCATTCAATTGGAAGCTGACGCCAGCGCTCTTGATGAAATTGTAGTAGTAGGTTACGGATCTACCAAACGAAGAGATGTGACTGGTGCTGTAGCATCAGTATCAGAAAAGGATATGAACCAAGGCGCCATTACCAGTCCATTACAATTGATTTCTGGTAAAGCTGCAGGGGTTAACATTAACCAAACAGGGAGTGAACCTGGGTCTTCACCAAGTGTTAGAATTAGAGGTATTTCTTCTTTAATTGGCGGTAATGATCCTTTGGTAGTTGTGGACGGTATTCAGGGGAATATGGATTTATTGAGTCAAATTCCTCCAAGTGAAATTGCTTCAATTGACATTTTAAAAGACGCGTCAGCAACTGCTATTTATGGATCCAGAGGTGCAGCTGGTGTCATTATAGTAAGCACAAAAAAGAATAAAGCAGGAATGACGACATTACAATATGTGGGAAGTTCTTCTATTGATTATATACCTAAAAAGTTGGACATGCTAGGTGCAGACCAATGGTGGGCACAAGCTCAGCTTTCAGGGGTTCCCGCTTCTGCCAACCATGGCTCCAATACGGACTGGTACAATTTATTGACACAAACCGGATCAACCCAGACTCATACGCTTTCTTTTGGAGGCGGAGCAGACAAGTTTAACTATCGTGCTTCAGTTAGTGCAATCTTACAAGAAGGTGTGGTTATCAATTCAAAAAACCAAAAATATATTGGTAGAATTGTGGCCACTCAAAAAGCGTTGGATGATAATTTGACCTTGACTTACAACCTGAACAGCGGTATTGTTGAAAACACTGGAACCGTTCAAAGTATTGGACGTGCTTCTTTTACATCAAATTTAATTACAAATGCTTATTTGATGCGTCCTACAGATCCTGTATTTGATATTGATGGTAGTTATTTTAATGACCCTAATGTATTTCAATACCTCAACCCTTATGCCGTAGCGCAAACCGTCGTAAACGAAGGCCAGCAAGACAACTTATTTGGCAGTTTAAAGGCTGATTTAAAGATCTATGAGGATTTAACCCTAGGCTGGTTTGGAAGCTGGCGTAAAACCAACAACACTAATGGCTTCTTTCTTCCAGTAGAATCTACAAGTGCCAGTGCCATTGACCAAAACGGATTTGCCAACATAAACAATAGCAAGCAAAATGAGAAACTGATGAACATCAGCCTGAGCTATAAAAAGACATTTGGGGAGCATAATCTCAATGCTTTGGCTCTGTATGAGTGGCAAAACCAAACTTATCAAGGTAATTACGCGCAAGCAAGAGGGTTTATAAACAATATAGCCACCTACAATGCGCTCCAATTGGGTGATTTATCAAACGTAAGACCTGGAGATATTTCTTCATACAAAAATGACCGTACGCTAATTTCCTTTTTAGGCCGTGTCAATTACTCTTTTATGGATCGTTACTTACTGACGCTAAGTATGAGACGTGATGGTTCTTCCGTTTTTGGAGCGAATCATAAATGGGGCAACTTTCCATCAGCATCTGTAGCCTGGCAAATAGATCAAGAGCCTTTTATGGAAAACCAAACTGTTTTTGAACAGCTAAAACTACGTGGTGGCTATGGTGTGACTGGTAACCAACAAGGTTTATATCCTCAAAATTCATTGTCCCTAGTGGGTGGTTCAGGAGTAACCTATTTTGGCGGACAGCAAATCACAAACTTTAATGTGGTTCAAAATGCGAATGCCGATTTACGCTGGGAAACCAAAAAACAGACCAATATAGGGGTGGATTTTTCACTTCTTGACAGTCGTCTGCGCGGAACAATTGATGTTTATACCGCCACAACTGACAATCTATTATTTGATTATACCGTACCACAACCTCCTTATCCGTATCCTTCTATTAAAGCCAATGTAGGAAGTATATTAAATCAAGGTCTAGAAATTTCTCTTGCTTATGACTTAATTGATAAGGAAGACATGACCCTAACCTTGGCAGGAAATGTGTCGTTTCTTAAAAATGAGGTTAAAAGTTTAAGTGGCAGCATCAACGGTGTGCCGTTAAATACAAACTACGTGCCTTGGGGCCCAAGTTCTTATTTGATAGAGGGACAGCCTATTGGTACGTTCAATATTTTACATCATACAGGTAGAGATGATTCCAATGCTGAAACTGTTCAAGATGTTAATGGCGACGGCATTATTGATCAGGGCAACCGAAGTCCTGACCGCATGCTGCAAGGTTCAGCACTACCAACTTACACCTACGCCTTCAACCCAACATTTCGATATAAAAACTTTGATGTTTCTATGTTGTGGAGAGGTTCTGGAGGAAATAAAATCTATAATAGTTTAAAATCGAGCTTAAGTTATTTAGAAAATATAGGGCGATCCAATGTTTTAGAAAGTGCGGTTGATCTTGGTATTTATACCTCTCAATACGGTTCTGATCTTTGGTTGGAAAAAGGAGATTTCTTAAGGCTCGAAAACTTAACCGCTGGATATACTTTTGACTTTAAAGATGTAAAATATTTAGATTCTGTAAGGTTATCAATTACAGGAAACAACCTCATATTAATCACCGATTATTCAGGAATTGATCCCGAACTTAACTTTACAGGCGGCAATGGCTTTGGTGGAGATAATGGCATTTATCCACGTACAAGAAGCTTTGTTATCGGCTTAGATGTGAAATTAAATTAA
- a CDS encoding alpha-amylase family glycosyl hydrolase: MKNLFLNILFTLCSITALTSCGSNDDGTADSSQYDQYGTPFSNMPQPKDAIIYQVNLRAFSAEGTINGVRERLEHIQSLGANVIYLMPIYPVGVLNSVGELGSPYSVRDYKSVGAEYGTLQDLRALVDEAHSMNMAVILDWVANHTSWDNAWITEHPEWYLKDEDGNITPPPGTGWNDVAQLDFDNTEVREAMIDAMCYWVYNANIDGFRCDYADGVPQTFWADAVSTVRSIKNQEMLMLAEGTRNNHFNADFDYTFGFRYFDALKNVFSEGEPASSLQNANAEEYANNYNNDDRIVRYTTNHDVNITDGSPIELFGGKPGSMATFVVTAYMKSIPMIYNGQEIGYAPRIPFFNQTPIDWSTADADIFAQYQQIIDFRKNSEAIKTGVYNGYSSNAISAFTMKTDTDTVLVLSNLTNGNVNYTVPPSLVGDSWINAFTDQSMALSSQIALSPYEYIVLKK; this comes from the coding sequence ATGAAAAATCTATTCTTAAATATCCTATTTACACTGTGTTCAATCACAGCTTTGACATCTTGTGGTTCTAATGATGATGGTACCGCTGATTCATCCCAGTATGATCAGTATGGTACCCCATTCTCTAACATGCCACAACCAAAAGATGCCATCATCTATCAAGTTAATTTAAGAGCTTTCAGTGCTGAAGGCACTATCAATGGTGTAAGAGAACGTTTAGAGCATATCCAATCTCTTGGCGCCAATGTTATTTATTTGATGCCCATTTATCCTGTTGGTGTTTTGAATTCTGTGGGAGAATTGGGCTCTCCATATTCTGTTAGAGACTATAAATCAGTTGGCGCAGAATATGGAACCTTACAAGATTTACGAGCTTTGGTTGATGAAGCGCACAGTATGAATATGGCGGTTATTTTAGATTGGGTAGCCAACCACACCTCATGGGATAATGCATGGATAACTGAGCATCCAGAATGGTATCTCAAAGATGAAGATGGAAATATAACGCCGCCTCCAGGAACTGGCTGGAACGATGTTGCCCAATTGGACTTTGATAATACCGAAGTAAGGGAAGCCATGATTGATGCCATGTGCTATTGGGTATACAATGCCAATATTGATGGATTTAGATGTGATTATGCTGATGGGGTTCCACAAACTTTTTGGGCAGATGCAGTTAGTACAGTAAGATCTATAAAAAACCAAGAGATGCTAATGCTGGCTGAAGGAACACGAAACAATCATTTTAATGCTGATTTTGATTATACTTTTGGTTTCAGGTATTTTGATGCACTTAAAAACGTCTTTTCTGAAGGTGAACCTGCATCATCACTACAAAATGCAAATGCCGAAGAGTATGCCAATAATTATAACAATGATGATCGTATAGTACGTTATACCACAAATCATGATGTCAATATTACAGACGGTAGCCCAATAGAGCTTTTTGGTGGAAAACCAGGTTCTATGGCTACATTTGTAGTTACTGCGTATATGAAATCTATCCCAATGATCTACAATGGTCAAGAAATTGGCTACGCACCACGCATTCCATTTTTTAACCAAACCCCAATTGATTGGAGTACTGCTGATGCTGATATTTTTGCACAATACCAACAAATCATTGACTTCAGAAAAAATAGTGAAGCTATAAAAACCGGTGTTTATAATGGCTACAGCAGCAATGCCATTTCTGCGTTTACCATGAAAACCGATACCGATACCGTTTTGGTGCTTTCCAATTTAACCAATGGCAATGTCAATTACACTGTACCACCATCGTTAGTTGGAGATTCTTGGATCAATGCTTTTACAGACCAGTCCATGGCATTGAGCTCCCAAATTGCCTTAAGCCCTTACGAATATATCGTATTAAAAAAATAA
- a CDS encoding RagB/SusD family nutrient uptake outer membrane protein produces MKRKNVVLIGFLSVLLVVACTNVDENVYDKYESNEFYGTPEGSDVALAAVYAQVAGNWGGVGYAGADNGWYDMNTMSSDEQVIPHRNTGDWQLDFARMFKHQWLPSDLMVNNTWNWLYRSIFNANLAVEQLVNADADPSKIAEAKVLRAFFYYLLMDDYGNVPFYTENNITVDQIPQANRSEVYDFIVTELTENVDLLSTEKGGNYYGRFNRWAGYTLLAKVYLNAEVYTGTPQWQACLDACEIISGGGFSLHTSAENASSPFESQYYDLFGDVLPEDETILAMYASVNIVSRNIYGIRSLFGPHAQAVFGYSGWNGTIVPTQYFLQYDENDIRRKQFIYGPQPGGVNYSLNVTSLDDPGAAPQAGVRGLKFYPAGTMDGGGASNDFPMYRYADILLMQAECHVRLGNTSAAKPFVDMVRQRAGLDALEGDPTITDVYNERTFELNWEGHRRQDMIRFGTFLQPNEFRSASSEFRKLFPIPTSALDANPGLEQNPGY; encoded by the coding sequence ATGAAAAGAAAAAACGTAGTATTAATAGGATTCTTAAGCGTCCTATTAGTGGTTGCTTGTACCAACGTAGATGAGAATGTTTATGACAAGTACGAATCAAATGAATTTTACGGAACTCCAGAAGGTTCTGATGTGGCGTTGGCAGCAGTTTACGCTCAAGTTGCCGGCAATTGGGGTGGTGTAGGCTATGCAGGAGCTGATAATGGTTGGTATGACATGAACACCATGAGCTCTGACGAGCAGGTCATTCCACATAGAAATACTGGCGATTGGCAATTGGATTTTGCACGCATGTTTAAACACCAATGGCTACCTTCTGATTTGATGGTCAATAACACCTGGAATTGGCTTTACAGATCCATCTTTAATGCCAATTTAGCCGTAGAGCAATTGGTAAACGCAGATGCTGATCCTTCAAAAATTGCTGAAGCAAAAGTGCTGAGGGCATTCTTCTATTATCTATTGATGGATGATTATGGCAATGTGCCTTTTTACACAGAAAACAATATTACCGTTGATCAAATTCCCCAAGCAAACAGATCTGAAGTTTATGATTTTATAGTAACAGAATTGACTGAAAACGTTGACTTGCTTTCCACCGAAAAAGGTGGCAATTATTATGGGCGCTTCAATAGATGGGCGGGTTACACCTTATTGGCCAAAGTGTATCTCAATGCTGAAGTTTACACTGGTACACCACAATGGCAAGCATGTTTAGATGCTTGTGAAATTATAAGTGGAGGTGGTTTTTCATTGCATACCTCAGCTGAAAATGCCTCAAGTCCATTCGAATCTCAATACTATGATCTTTTTGGTGATGTATTGCCAGAAGACGAAACTATTTTGGCCATGTACGCCAGTGTCAACATTGTATCTAGAAACATCTATGGAATTAGATCCCTTTTTGGACCTCATGCACAAGCCGTATTTGGCTATAGCGGATGGAACGGCACCATTGTTCCAACACAATACTTTCTTCAATATGATGAAAATGATATTAGAAGAAAGCAATTCATTTACGGTCCACAACCTGGAGGTGTCAATTATTCTTTGAATGTCACATCTCTTGACGACCCTGGAGCCGCACCACAAGCAGGAGTTAGAGGTCTAAAATTCTATCCAGCAGGTACTATGGATGGTGGCGGTGCTTCCAACGATTTCCCAATGTATAGATATGCCGATATTTTATTGATGCAAGCAGAATGCCATGTGCGTTTAGGAAATACTTCTGCGGCCAAACCATTTGTTGATATGGTGAGACAACGCGCAGGACTTGATGCCTTGGAAGGAGACCCTACAATCACTGATGTTTATAATGAAAGAACTTTTGAACTCAACTGGGAAGGTCATAGAAGACAAGATATGATCCGTTTTGGAACATTTTTACAGCCAAATGAATTTAGAAGTGCTTCAAGTGAATTCAGAAAGCTATTCCCAATCCCAACCTCAGCTTTGGATGCCAACCCAGGGTTAGAGCAAAATCCAGGTTACTAA
- a CDS encoding SusF/SusE family outer membrane protein, with protein sequence MKTFITKLFTISLVLFAFASCDDDAELTTLEFVSFPAAIEATPNTIVLSTENNSESVMTVSWPEVQFPIEAPVTYTLAMDVAADTFGENGWANAIRIPVGEDVLSTSILGNDLNDYVATLGLMPDVEGEVMLRVEAYMDRYVYSEPITVEVTPYVEEIASGELYIPGAYNAWDASTAAKLSAIATGVYQGYLTVNAPQNLAFKVTPEQDWDEFYGLDVNGNFALGADGDLLLPDVGSYQITVNLNTLTYTILPYSWGIIGPSTANGWDADTDMSYNYTSQEWEYTGLLAAGSLKFRLNNEWAVNYGTENGNSGEIENGEVYLDNPGAHAIVEGGFYKVSFSVNPNDPEIAIYSVSSISYSWGIIGDATPSGWDADTDMTYDFEISKWTFTGNLVPGALKFRLNDEWTTNYGTEDGNSGNIVDGIMYLDNPGAHSITEAGNYEITFSTDPDSPATAIYSVTQL encoded by the coding sequence ATGAAAACATTCATAACCAAACTATTTACTATTAGCCTAGTGCTATTTGCTTTTGCTTCTTGTGATGATGATGCAGAATTAACGACCTTGGAGTTTGTCAGCTTTCCTGCAGCAATAGAGGCCACACCAAACACTATAGTTCTGTCTACAGAAAACAATTCAGAATCTGTAATGACCGTTTCTTGGCCAGAGGTTCAGTTTCCTATTGAAGCACCTGTAACCTATACCTTGGCTATGGATGTAGCTGCAGATACTTTTGGTGAAAATGGCTGGGCAAACGCTATTAGAATCCCTGTGGGAGAAGATGTATTGAGCACTTCAATATTAGGGAATGATTTAAATGATTATGTGGCAACTTTAGGTTTGATGCCAGATGTTGAAGGCGAAGTAATGCTTCGTGTTGAAGCTTATATGGACCGCTATGTTTATTCAGAACCTATTACAGTTGAAGTGACGCCTTACGTTGAAGAAATTGCGTCTGGAGAACTTTACATACCAGGAGCCTATAATGCTTGGGATGCTTCTACAGCAGCAAAACTATCGGCAATAGCGACAGGTGTTTACCAAGGTTATTTGACAGTAAACGCACCTCAAAATTTAGCTTTTAAAGTTACTCCAGAACAGGATTGGGACGAATTTTATGGTTTGGACGTCAACGGTAATTTTGCTTTAGGAGCAGATGGTGATTTATTGCTTCCAGACGTTGGATCCTATCAAATTACCGTCAACCTGAACACTTTAACTTATACCATTTTACCTTATTCGTGGGGCATTATTGGACCTTCTACTGCAAATGGTTGGGATGCTGATACAGACATGAGCTACAATTATACCTCACAAGAATGGGAGTATACAGGCTTATTGGCTGCAGGATCGCTAAAATTTAGGCTAAATAATGAATGGGCCGTCAATTATGGTACTGAAAACGGCAATAGTGGCGAAATTGAAAATGGCGAAGTTTATCTTGATAATCCTGGAGCCCATGCAATTGTTGAGGGTGGATTCTATAAAGTAAGCTTTTCTGTCAATCCAAACGACCCTGAAATTGCTATTTATTCTGTAAGCAGTATCTCTTATTCATGGGGAATTATTGGTGATGCCACTCCAAGTGGATGGGATGCCGATACAGATATGACCTACGATTTTGAAATTTCAAAATGGACCTTTACAGGCAACCTAGTTCCAGGAGCATTAAAATTCAGACTCAATGATGAATGGACAACCAATTATGGTACAGAAGATGGCAACAGCGGCAATATTGTTGATGGCATCATGTATTTAGATAATCCTGGAGCACATAGTATTACTGAAGCAGGAAATTATGAAATTACTTTTAGTACAGATCCAGATAGTCCTGCCACCGCAATCTATTCCGTTACACAGCTATAA